Below is a window of Virgibacillus sp. NKC19-3 DNA.
AACATTAATAATTGCAGCTGAATCGGATTGGATAACACCAACAAGTGAAAACAGGGTTATTCACGAGAACATGCCACAAAGTGCATTTCACTTGTTAAAGAACAGTAGTCATAGCGTATTTGTTGACCAACGGGATGAATGCCTGACTTTAATAGGTGATTTTCTGGATGACCATAGATGAGGATGGAGATACAGCATATTACACTAGCACCAGGGGAGTTCTTATTAATAAGAACTCCCCTGTGGTATTTAAAGAATGATAGATGAAGTTAGACATACATACTTTTGTTCTTCTATTCAAGGAAAATCTTGTTTTTAATCCTCATTAACGTATAACTCTATTTCCTTGGCCACTCTCTTACAGGCTTGTACCCAGAATTTTGAAGAAAATCTTGTTCTGTTTCCTTACTCAGTCCTTGCATATTAATTTGATTTTGAAGTGCAGTTACATGCATCTTTGCAGTGTATTCTAGTGTTTGTAACGCCATTATTGCCTCTTTTAAACTATTATCATAAACGATGACACCATGATTTTCCAGCAATAAAATATTGGCATCTTTTGCTTTTTCCGTCACAGCTTGTGCAAGATCAGTACTGCCTGGGTGATAATAAGGAACTCGTTCAACTCTTTCCAGATAATACATTGCTTCAACAAAATAATTGGATGGAATTTCAAGGTTAGAATTTGCTATTAATGTACTATAAAAAGGTGATGCGTGAAGAACAGCATTCATTTCTGGACGTTCTTCATAAATACCCAGGTGCATTTTGTACTCCTTTGATGGCTTTGACCCTTCCAAAACGTTTGCGCCTTCGCATAAAGAAAAATCATCGATCTCCATATCTCCAAGATAGGTTCCACTTGCTGAAACATAAAATTGATTGGATTTCAAACGTGCACTTATGTTTCCTGCCGTTCCCCATGCCAATTTGTTCTCCATCATAAATATGCCTGTTTGTTGCAATTCTTTAATAAGCCCTAAACGATTCATTACTACTCTCTCCTTATTGAAGTAAATTTACTAAACCAGTGGATATAGATGGTACAAAAACGATTAATGCTAATGTTATCAGGATAGCAATGTAAAAGGGAATTAAACTTATTGCGAGTTTGTCAAGTCTTGTGTTAGCAATATTACCTACTACAAATAAATTTAATCCTAACGGTGGAGTCACCATTCCAATCGCTAAGGTTACGATCATGACAATACCAAAATGTACAGGGTCTACTCCAACTTCCAGTGCAACTGGCGCCAAAATCGGTGCAAGAATAATGATTGCCGCATTGGTTTCCATGAACATTCCTATAATTAGTAATAGCACCACGACAAATACTAAAAATACCAACGAGTTATCTGATATGGAAGTTATTGCTTCTGCAACTTGCTGTGGTATATTTTCAATAGTCAATATCCAGCTGAATAATCCCGCAGTTGCTAGAATAAACATAATTGTTGACGTAGTTACTGTAGCCTGAGTTAATACTTTAGAAATATTTGTCAGGTTGATAGCTTTATAGAATACAATAGCTACTATGAATGCATATACAACAGCAACACTAGCTGCTTCCGTCGCTGTGAATATTCCGCTGTAAATACCGCCTAGGATTATTATTGGCATAATAAGAGCTGGAATGGCTTCTATAAAAGCCTGCCATACTTCTTTTCTTGTTTTCTTCGGTTCCTTTAAGTAGTCTCTCTTTTTCGCAAGAATGATAACAGTGATGATTAATCCCAAACCTATAATAATTCCTGGAACCATTCCTGCAATAAATAAATCTCCAATTGACGTGCCTGCAGCTACTCCATATAAGATCAATGGAATACTTGGAGGTATAATAATTCCCAATGTACCGGAGACTGCTTGTACTCCCCCTGCAAATTCTTTATGGTACCCACGAGATAACATAGCAGGAATTAAAATTGAACCCAGTGCAGCAGTCGCTGCAACACTCGAACCTGATATCGCTGCAAAAAACATAGTAGTGACAACGGTAACAATTGCTAGCCCGCCAGAAACATGGCCAGTTATCGCATTAGCTAAGTTTATCAAACGTTGTGATATTCCACCATATTCCATAATAACGCCGGCTAGCATAAATAATGGTATAGCCATTAATGGAACAGAATCTAATGATACAAATGCCCGTTGAGCCAATACTTGCAGAGGGACATCTCCAGCTACTAATAGAGCTAAACTGGATGAAAGGCCAAGCGCAACTGCTACTGGCACTCCAATTAGAAATAACACTAATAAAGATATAACAAGTGCAGCGATCATTGAACTTCACCCTCCGTTTCAGACATACCTCTCTTTTTCATTTGAATTAACACTGCAAACACATTTAAAATCATCAATAATGAGCCTGCAGGAATTGCTGCATATGCCCATGCCATTGAGAATTGCAGTGTTGGGGTTGCTTGATCAAAAACAATCAATGTTAATTGGAAACCAAAATAAGTCAGCATGGCAAAGAACAGTACACTAATAAATAGTGTAATAATATTCAATCGTTTTTTATTCTTAGGACTTATTATTTCCAACAGGAAGTCAATCGCTATATGCTCATTTGTTCGGACTGCTAATGCAGAGCCGATAAACACAATATATATCATTAAATAACGTGAGATTTCCTCCGTCCAACTTAATGGGTAGTTAATAATAAATCGAGTAACTACTTGCATAAACACAAGTACTACAAGTGCTATGAATAAAATAGATACAAGATATTTCACAACATTGTTTACTCTATCTATAAAATTTAAATATGCGTCCATTCAAATCCCTCCAATTATCTCAAGTTAACAATGGTTTCATACAGATCACGCCCATATTTATCAGCCAAACGTTCATGTACGGGTTGAACAAGCTCTTCGAAAGGTTCTGTGTCTACCTCTATAACTTCTACCCCTGCTTCTTTCATATCCTGCAACGCTTTTTCTTCTTCTTGGAAAACGATCTCATTTTGGTAATTGCGAGCTTCCTGCGCTGCTTCTTCCACAGCTTGTTGCTCAGAACCGTCTAATTTCTCATATGTCAAGTCGCTCATGAGCAACTGTACGTATCCATACACATGGTTTGTCATTATTAAATAATCCTGTACATCTTGAATTTGAGCGTTTGCAGTAAAAGAAATCGGGTTTTCCTGTGCATCAATCACACCTGTCTGAAGGGAGGAATACACTTCGCTAAAGTTCATAGGTGTAGGATTCGACCCCATAGCTGTCCAACTTTCAACAGACGCTTCAATATTCGGAACCCGGATTTTAACTCCTTGCAGATCTGACGGACGTTCTACTAATTTATTTGTTGTTAACTGTCTAGGTCCACGAATCCAGAATTCTAATCCTCGTACTCCTGTTTCATCCAGCATTTCCTGCTGCAAATTTTTTCCGGACTCTCCATAAAGGAAGTCCTCTAAATGCTCTAAGTCCTGGAACATATAAGGTGCCTCCAGGATGGCGTATGGCTGATGGAAATTTGACATTACACCTGCTGCGAGCGCAAAATCAACTGATCCAATTTGCATACCCTCAATAAGGTCACGGTCCGATCCTAAAGTAGAACTTGGATAGATATCTACTTGTACAGATCCATTTGTTTTTTCTTCTACCAACTCAGCAAACCTGATTGCACCTTGATGCCAAGCATGAGACTCGTTTTGAATATGGCCAAGCCTTAAGGTTGTTACATCCTCAGAATTTGCACTTTGTGTGCATCCCGCAAGTACAACAACTGTAATTGCCATTAAAAGGATAGATAGATTTTTAAATGTCTTCACGTATATAACCTCCTAGGCGTTGAATTCAACGAGCACTTTAACAGATTGGTCTTCCTTTTTATCGACAATATGAAACCCTTTTGCGGCTTCTTCACTGGAAAGCCGGTGAGATATGACTTTTTCTACAGGAATATCATTTTTTTCTATAATGGATAATGCTTCTTCAGTATCCGGTCGATTGTATGTCATACAGCCAATGAGTTCTTTTTCATTCTGCTGCAGTTGTTCGATATCTATTTCTTGCTGACCATGGAACATAGCGACAGTAACCGCGCGGCCGCCTTTCTTTAATAAAGATAGTGCTTGATTAACAATGCCTGGAACACCTGCAGTAATAAATACTTTATCAAAACTGCCTCCCATTTCTTTTTTTGCTGTTTCTATCCACTCAGGTTGATCTTTTGTATTTAACGTTTTTGATGCACCTAACTCATAAGCGTATTCCAAAGAATAATTCAGCACATCAGTAATAAGTGTATGATCTACACCTCGAGCTTTTACAGCAGCAAGCGTTAATAAACCAATTGGACCAGCACCAATAACCGCAACTTTGTCCGTTGGTTTTACTTCTCCTTTAAAAGCTGCATGCACCCCAACTGCCAGTGGTTCCACCAGCACTCCACGATCATAACTAACGGAATCAGGCAATTTAATTACCAGTGATTCCGGAGAAACAAAGTATTCGGCCATTGTTCCAAGCCACTCTCCCATACCAGGTGCTAAGCGTTCATCTGAATAATTGATGTTTCCTGTCATTTCTCCATCACTTTCGCCTGTTCCCATTTGTGGTTCGACAGTTACACGGTCTCCAACTTTAATTGAATTTACTTTTTTTCCAATCTCAACCACTTCCCCTGCAACTTCATGTCCGATTACAACTGGTGGTTGCCGGAATGGATGCAGCCCTTTATACGTATGAATATCAGAACCGCAGATTCCAGCAACATCAACTTTGATCAATACTTCCTCCTCTTTGATTTTTGGATTATCTATTTCCTTCACCTTAATTTTTTCCGCTTCTTCTACAAATACTGCCTTCATACTGTTAATCACTCCTAATTATTGAAATAATATTGATTTAGACTCCTGTAAGTGTTTTTTCATCAAAACAACACTTTCTGAGCTGTGGTTTTCCAAAGCATCTAAAATCTCTATATGTTCCTTGTAAAATTTTCTTACTCGCATTGGATCTTTATTAAGATGACGCAACGTTATTCTGCGCAAATGATCCTGATAATTTAGCAAGGTACGAGTTATCTCGTTATTTCCAGCTATTTCACTTATAGAAAGATGAAATTGATGATCCAATGTAGCAAATGCTTTCACATCCAATTTTTCTGACGCAACTTTGGTCTCATCTATATTGTCCTTAAGTTCTGAGAGCTGTTCATCGGTGATCTGTTTGTAAACAGAGTCACAGTTAAACGTTTCCAGCGCAATACGCAAATTATAAATATCGTTGATTCTTTCTACGGATAAATCATTAATAATTATCCCTTGTTTAGAGGAAACTGTAACAAAGTTTTCTGTTTCTAGCCGTACTAGAGCATTTTTTATAGGTGTTTTGCTCATATTCAAGTCGTTAATTAAAGTGCGCTCTGATAAGAAATTCCCTGGCTGGTACTCTTCTTCTAAAATCTTTTCTTTAATTTTTTGATAAGCAATATCTTTTAAAAGCATATCTATTCCTACATCCCTTCTAAACTGCTTTCATTTACCGTTGATCTGCTTTGTAAACATTTTCTAAGAAGTCTGTCCCACCTAATTGACCACTTTTTAAAGCAATTTCAAGATTGTTGAACCGTTTATTATCGGAATATGCCCGACATAGTGGAGCACCAGGAGCAATAGATTGCAATACTTCCAGTCCAAAAATACCCAGTTGTGAGGTGATGAATCCTGAAGTATCTCCCCCTGCGATAACAAGACGCTTTAAGTCTGCTTTTTCCATGATATATTTCGTCCACTTGCCCAGTTGTTCACCAATATGAATTCCAATCTCTTTGCTGATTCCATGTTCAAGAAAAAGGTCCTTTGTAGAATCAATAACAGGATCATCGGCACCTTTTGCTGTATATAGCACTACTTTTTGTTCAGTTTCAAGCAAGTCTAATATATAATTCATATACTTTTCGGGAATTTCTTTATCTGTTAACAGTTCAAATGGTATCTGTTCCATGTGAAAACCAGACTGCTCTGCATGCTCTAATTGACTCTTGGTTACATCTGATACACTGCCGGAAACGACTAGCATTTGTTCTAGGTTTTCAGGTTTTCTTTCTTTTTCTTTATTTTTGCTTATCCCTTCTTGGTTCCATTTGTTTCCTAATGCATATTCAATTCCTGATGAACCGACAATAAAACGGGATGTATTATCTCTACTTTCCCAAACTGTATCACCAAATATTTCCATATGTTTTTCTTCCAGTGCGTCAAATAAAGTGATGTCCGCTTCAGAATCTCTCAACATATTTACTTCATTAGATTCAGAATCCATATCAAGAATTGTATTGGTTTCAATGGTTTGCTGTGTCTGTTTCTGTAAATGAGATGCTAAATTTGCCTCATCCATTGGTGTAACCGGGTGCTTCGACATTACCGGGTGTTCATCAAGCCGGTAAACTGTTCCACGAAAGTTAGCAAAGTGATTACCAAATATGGTATATCGTCCCAATGCAGGAGCTGCGACTAGCAGTGGATAAGTTCCCTTTGTAAAATAATTCCTGGCAATGTCCATCGCATATCCAATACTTCCTACCTCAGGAGAAGAATCAAACGTAGAACATACCTTATAATGCACAAAATAAGGGTTTATTTCTTTAAATTTCTCATAAACAGGATCTATTTCTATTTTCATTTCCGATTTTCCTTTTGCTCGAGCCGTACCAGCCACTCCAATGCATTGAACATCTTCAAAGCGTGCGAGTGTTTTTTCATCGGGGGGCTCCAAAAATAGAATGGTTCGTAAGCCATATTGATCTAAAGCTTCCATGGCATCCGTGGAACCAGTGAAGTCATCCCCATAAAACGCTAACAAAATGCGATCTTTCATCAAAGATATACCTCCTACCCTTTTTATAGATCCAACTTAGATCTAAGTTGGATCTATAAAAATGATTCTAACAATAGCGTTTTCAAAAATCAATAGTAATTTTAGGTAATGCTAGGTGTAATATTGACAAATTACTATATAAAGATCAAAGATGAATATACAGTATGCTTTGCCATTTAACTGAGATGTGTTTTATTTATTTAAAATGGAGGGAAGAGCAAGAAATGGAAACAGGTAGATAGTGTAGGACTACTGTCAAGCTGTTATGGGAGAAATCTGTTTTAGACGCGGAGCGAATAAGAGAGGGTTCTGGCAGCAGTACTTTATCAAATTTAATAGAAAAAGAATGGCATTAAATGTGTAGACGTCATTGGGAATAATAAATCAACTGCTGCCTTCTATTACAAACATTTATTTCAAAATCATTAGAAATAAGCATAAAACGAACAAGGAAGAGA
It encodes the following:
- a CDS encoding zinc-dependent alcohol dehydrogenase; amino-acid sequence: MKAVFVEEAEKIKVKEIDNPKIKEEEVLIKVDVAGICGSDIHTYKGLHPFRQPPVVIGHEVAGEVVEIGKKVNSIKVGDRVTVEPQMGTGESDGEMTGNINYSDERLAPGMGEWLGTMAEYFVSPESLVIKLPDSVSYDRGVLVEPLAVGVHAAFKGEVKPTDKVAVIGAGPIGLLTLAAVKARGVDHTLITDVLNYSLEYAYELGASKTLNTKDQPEWIETAKKEMGGSFDKVFITAGVPGIVNQALSLLKKGGRAVTVAMFHGQQEIDIEQLQQNEKELIGCMTYNRPDTEEALSIIEKNDIPVEKVISHRLSSEEAAKGFHIVDKKEDQSVKVLVEFNA
- a CDS encoding class II aldolase/adducin family protein, with amino-acid sequence MNRLGLIKELQQTGIFMMENKLAWGTAGNISARLKSNQFYVSASGTYLGDMEIDDFSLCEGANVLEGSKPSKEYKMHLGIYEERPEMNAVLHASPFYSTLIANSNLEIPSNYFVEAMYYLERVERVPYYHPGSTDLAQAVTEKAKDANILLLENHGVIVYDNSLKEAIMALQTLEYTAKMHVTALQNQINMQGLSKETEQDFLQNSGYKPVREWPRK
- a CDS encoding TRAP transporter small permease yields the protein MDAYLNFIDRVNNVVKYLVSILFIALVVLVFMQVVTRFIINYPLSWTEEISRYLMIYIVFIGSALAVRTNEHIAIDFLLEIISPKNKKRLNIITLFISVLFFAMLTYFGFQLTLIVFDQATPTLQFSMAWAYAAIPAGSLLMILNVFAVLIQMKKRGMSETEGEVQ
- a CDS encoding TRAP transporter substrate-binding protein, giving the protein MKTFKNLSILLMAITVVVLAGCTQSANSEDVTTLRLGHIQNESHAWHQGAIRFAELVEEKTNGSVQVDIYPSSTLGSDRDLIEGMQIGSVDFALAAGVMSNFHQPYAILEAPYMFQDLEHLEDFLYGESGKNLQQEMLDETGVRGLEFWIRGPRQLTTNKLVERPSDLQGVKIRVPNIEASVESWTAMGSNPTPMNFSEVYSSLQTGVIDAQENPISFTANAQIQDVQDYLIMTNHVYGYVQLLMSDLTYEKLDGSEQQAVEEAAQEARNYQNEIVFQEEEKALQDMKEAGVEVIEVDTEPFEELVQPVHERLADKYGRDLYETIVNLR
- a CDS encoding TRAP transporter large permease translates to MIAALVISLLVLFLIGVPVAVALGLSSSLALLVAGDVPLQVLAQRAFVSLDSVPLMAIPLFMLAGVIMEYGGISQRLINLANAITGHVSGGLAIVTVVTTMFFAAISGSSVAATAALGSILIPAMLSRGYHKEFAGGVQAVSGTLGIIIPPSIPLILYGVAAGTSIGDLFIAGMVPGIIIGLGLIITVIILAKKRDYLKEPKKTRKEVWQAFIEAIPALIMPIIILGGIYSGIFTATEAASVAVVYAFIVAIVFYKAINLTNISKVLTQATVTTSTIMFILATAGLFSWILTIENIPQQVAEAITSISDNSLVFLVFVVVLLLIIGMFMETNAAIIILAPILAPVALEVGVDPVHFGIVMIVTLAIGMVTPPLGLNLFVVGNIANTRLDKLAISLIPFYIAILITLALIVFVPSISTGLVNLLQ
- a CDS encoding four-carbon acid sugar kinase family protein, with protein sequence MKDRILLAFYGDDFTGSTDAMEALDQYGLRTILFLEPPDEKTLARFEDVQCIGVAGTARAKGKSEMKIEIDPVYEKFKEINPYFVHYKVCSTFDSSPEVGSIGYAMDIARNYFTKGTYPLLVAAPALGRYTIFGNHFANFRGTVYRLDEHPVMSKHPVTPMDEANLASHLQKQTQQTIETNTILDMDSESNEVNMLRDSEADITLFDALEEKHMEIFGDTVWESRDNTSRFIVGSSGIEYALGNKWNQEGISKNKEKERKPENLEQMLVVSGSVSDVTKSQLEHAEQSGFHMEQIPFELLTDKEIPEKYMNYILDLLETEQKVVLYTAKGADDPVIDSTKDLFLEHGISKEIGIHIGEQLGKWTKYIMEKADLKRLVIAGGDTSGFITSQLGIFGLEVLQSIAPGAPLCRAYSDNKRFNNLEIALKSGQLGGTDFLENVYKADQR
- a CDS encoding GntR family transcriptional regulator, producing the protein MLLKDIAYQKIKEKILEEEYQPGNFLSERTLINDLNMSKTPIKNALVRLETENFVTVSSKQGIIINDLSVERINDIYNLRIALETFNCDSVYKQITDEQLSELKDNIDETKVASEKLDVKAFATLDHQFHLSISEIAGNNEITRTLLNYQDHLRRITLRHLNKDPMRVRKFYKEHIEILDALENHSSESVVLMKKHLQESKSILFQ